GCCACCGTGCCCTCATTTAATGCTAacatagaccaaaaaaaaaaaaaatttcatccaGTCGGCAAGCTTGGATATTTTGCGGTTATTTTGTTGCATTGTCTGCTTGCgttaaaacaaaagatttcaAGTTGAATGGAAAACCTCAACATTGTGCGTGAAATCGGGAGCACGTTAGAGCGATTGCATTTTCAGCTGTCAAACATTAGCCGCTTCTAAGCGCTTTCCACTGACTGATGGCTCACAATCAAAAGCCCGAAGACATTCAGTCGAGGCCCTTAGGCTTTGCTGGCCTGTTGTTTGGAACGCTCTGTAACACAATCCTCCTCTTCATCCCTGACTTGCAGGTGCTCCTGACAGTGTTCTAGGAAGGAGTCCAGTACAGAGAAGCCCTCCTGACAGGGCACACAGTGGTAGAAGCGTTGCCTCCTCGACGCTGGCCGCTCAAAGGTGTCCATTTCCTCAGTGCACACGCTGCACTCTCTCCTCACCATGGATGCGTTGTGGAGCTCCACGTGGTCCCTCAGCTGCGACTGCAGGGGAAAAACCTCAGTGCAGGAGGGGCATGGGAACTCTCCTTCAGCTTCTACTAGGTCCTCCTTTACCTCCTCTCGCCTGGGCCTCCCAGGACCGGTCCGTAAAGTCTTGCCCTGCGCCAGGCTGGATTTGACTTTGTTTGGTCTGCGCTCTGGTACGTTGGTGTCGTTTCCTGTGGCGTGAGCTTTTTTGATTGCATTGAGACACGAAGTGGCGGTGTAGTGTGCGTTCAGAGAGAGATGGTGGAGAAAGAGCTTGCCGCATATTCTGCACGGATACGCATTTTTCCGCCTGCGCTTGCCCCCTGCCGGCTGCGTCTCGCTCGCTGACGTCTCCCTATATGATTTTAAACTGTGCTTTTCTTTCCTGTGCATGCACAGTTTAGCGGTGTGCCTGAAGACCATGCTGCCAGAAGCGCCACTCATGATCTGCTTTTTGGGTGGGATTAATGGTTCTTTAGCATGATTAGCTACTCTCCGGGGTTGATTGGTCTCCTTATGGCACTGTTGTCTTGTATTCGGCAGTCTGAGCGGACAAGCCTGGACTTTAGTTAATTTGGCCCTAGTGCTGAATGAGTTCTGGGCTCAGGTGTGATTCCAGCTGACGCCATCCACCCATCTGCTGTGAACACAGCATCAGACACATAAGCCTGATATAA
This DNA window, taken from Syngnathoides biaculeatus isolate LvHL_M chromosome 2, ASM1980259v1, whole genome shotgun sequence, encodes the following:
- the si:ch211-148l7.4 gene encoding zinc finger protein 490; this translates as MSGASGSMVFRHTAKLCMHRKEKHSLKSYRETSASETQPAGGKRRRKNAYPCRICGKLFLHHLSLNAHYTATSCLNAIKKAHATGNDTNVPERRPNKVKSSLAQGKTLRTGPGRPRREEVKEDLVEAEGEFPCPSCTEVFPLQSQLRDHVELHNASMVRRECSVCTEEMDTFERPASRRQRFYHCVPCQEGFSVLDSFLEHCQEHLQVRDEEEDCVTERSKQQASKA